One genomic segment of Mastomys coucha isolate ucsf_1 unplaced genomic scaffold, UCSF_Mcou_1 pScaffold22, whole genome shotgun sequence includes these proteins:
- the Chst12 gene encoding carbohydrate sulfotransferase 12 — translation MTKPRLFRLWLVLGSALMILLIIVYWDNVGTAHFYLHTSLSRPHILEPLPTQGLVEENVFTSDVDEFLNTLLSSDDAKHNDLSRRKTEHPPAPAPSKPVLSHMEENVRGYDWSTHDAQQSPDRDRQQAERRSLLRDFCANASLAFPTKDRSFDDIPNYELNHLIVDDRHGVIYCYVPKVACTNWKRVMIVLSESLLDRGSPYRDPLDIPREHVHNTSTHLTFNKFWRRYGKFSRHLMKVKLKKYTKFLFVRDPFVRLISAFRSKFELENEEFYRKFAVPMLRLYANHTSLPASVSEAFSAGLKVSFANFIQYLLDPHTEKLAPFNEHWRQVYRLCHPCQIEYDFVGKLETLDEDAAQLLRSLKVDSQLHFPPSYRNRTASSWEEDWFANIPLAWRQQLYKLYEADFVLFGYPKPENLLRD, via the coding sequence ATGACCAAGCCGCGGCTCTTCCGCCTGTGGCTGGTACTGGGGTCGGCCCTCATGATCCTTTTGATCATTGTATACTGGGACAACGTGGGCACTGCCCACTTCTATCTGCACACGTCTCTCTCCAGGCCACACATCCTAGAGCCCCTTCCCACCCAGGGGCTGGTCGAGGAGAATGTGTTCACTTCCGACGTGGATGAGTTTTTGAACACGCTCCTTAGTTCTGACGACGCGAAGCACAACGACCTTTCCAGGAGAAAAACTGAGCACCCCCCGGCGCCCGCCCCCAGCAAGCCAGTCTTGAGCCACATGGAGGAGAATGTGAGAGGCTACGACTGGTCCACCCACGATGCCCAGCAGAGCCCAGACCGGGACAGGCAGCAGGCCGAGAGGAGGAGCCTGCTGAGAGACTTCTGTGCCAACGCCAGCCTGGCATTCCCCACCAAGGACCGCTCTTTTGATGACATCCCCAACTACGAACTGAACCACCTGATCGTGGACGACCGCCACGGGGTCATCTACTGCTACGTACCCAAGGTGGCCTGCACCAACTGGAAGCGAGTGATGATCGTGCTGAGCGAGAGCCTGCTGGACCGGGGCAGCCCCTACCGAGACCCCCTGGACATCCCCCGGGAGCACGTGCACAACACCAGCACGCACCTCACCTTCAACAAGTTCTGGCGCCGCTACGGCAAGTTCTCCCGCCACCTCATGAAGGTCAAGCTGAAGAAGTACACCAAGTTCCTGTTCGTGCGCGATCCCTTCGTGCGCCTCATCTCGGCCTTTCGCAGCAAGTTCGAGCTGGAGAACGAGGAGTTTTACCGCAAGTTCGCGGTGCCCATGCTCCGGCTGTACGCCAACCACACCAGCCTACCCGCCTCGGTGAGCGAGGCTTTCAGCGCCGGCCTCAAGGTCTCCTTTGCCAACTTCATCCAGTACCTCCTGGACCCACACACGGAGAAGCTGGCGCCCTTCAACGAGCACTGGCGACAGGTGTACCGCCTCTGCCACCCGTGCCAGATAGAGTATGACTTCGTGGGGAAGCTGGAGACCCTGGATGAGGATGCTGCCCAGCTCCTGAGGTCCCTCAAGGTAGACTCCCAGCTCCACTTCCCCCCCAGTTACCGGAACAGGACGGCCAGCAGCTGGGAGGAAGACTGGTTCGCCAACATCCCCCTGGCCTGGAGGCAACAGCTCTATAAACTCTACGAGGCCGACTTTGTTCTCTTTGGCTACCCCAAGCCAGAAAACCTGCTCAGGGACTGA